One Bacillus amyloliquefaciens DSM 7 = ATCC 23350 DNA window includes the following coding sequences:
- the hutI gene encoding imidazolonepropionase, with product MPKQIDTILTNIGQLLTMESGGPRAGGSMQDLQVTEDAVIGIHDGHIVFAGHKGAEEGYEARDMIDCGGRLVTPGLVDPHTHLVFGGSREKELNLKIQGISYLDILAQGGGILSTVTDTKAASEEELIEKGLFHLGRMLSYGITTAEVKSGYGLDKDTELKQLTAAKKLGERQPVDLVTTFMGAHAIPPEYRNSPDEFLDRMLQLLPEIKEKGLAQFADIFTETGVFTVSQSRDYLQKAAEAGFGLKIHADEIDPLGGAELAAELDAVSADHLVGASDEGIRKLAESGTIAVLLPGTTFYLGKHTYARAREMIDAGVRVSLATDFNPGSSPTENLQLIMSIAALHLKMTAEEIWHAVTVNAAYAIGKGEEAGQIKAGRLADIVIWEAPNYMYIPYHYGVNHVHRVIKNGKTVISREGAALG from the coding sequence ATGCCGAAACAGATTGATACGATTCTCACCAACATCGGCCAGCTGTTAACGATGGAATCCGGCGGCCCCCGCGCAGGCGGAAGCATGCAGGATCTTCAAGTCACGGAAGATGCCGTTATCGGCATTCACGACGGGCACATTGTTTTTGCCGGACATAAAGGAGCGGAGGAAGGATACGAGGCAAGAGACATGATCGACTGTGGGGGAAGGCTCGTCACCCCCGGCCTCGTCGATCCCCATACCCATCTTGTATTCGGCGGCTCCCGCGAAAAGGAATTGAATTTAAAAATTCAGGGTATATCCTATTTGGATATTTTGGCGCAAGGCGGCGGCATTTTGTCAACGGTCACAGATACGAAAGCCGCTTCCGAAGAAGAACTGATTGAAAAAGGGCTTTTTCACCTCGGACGCATGCTGTCATACGGCATCACGACGGCGGAAGTAAAAAGCGGATACGGACTCGACAAAGACACTGAACTGAAACAGCTGACCGCGGCGAAAAAACTGGGTGAGCGCCAGCCGGTCGACCTTGTCACGACCTTTATGGGAGCACATGCCATTCCGCCTGAGTACCGGAACAGCCCTGACGAATTCCTGGATCGTATGCTGCAGCTTTTACCTGAAATAAAAGAAAAAGGCCTCGCGCAATTTGCCGATATTTTCACGGAAACAGGCGTCTTTACCGTCAGCCAGTCGCGGGACTACCTGCAAAAAGCGGCTGAAGCGGGCTTCGGCCTGAAAATCCATGCTGATGAGATTGACCCGCTCGGCGGCGCGGAATTGGCGGCAGAGCTGGACGCAGTTTCAGCCGATCATCTGGTGGGGGCATCTGACGAAGGCATCCGCAAGCTTGCAGAGTCCGGGACGATCGCCGTCCTGCTGCCGGGCACAACTTTCTATCTTGGCAAACACACCTATGCCAGAGCCCGTGAGATGATTGATGCGGGCGTGCGGGTCAGTTTGGCGACTGACTTCAATCCGGGCAGCTCACCGACGGAAAACCTCCAGCTCATCATGTCGATTGCCGCACTTCATTTAAAAATGACCGCAGAAGAAATCTGGCACGCCGTCACCGTTAACGCCGCTTATGCGATCGGGAAAGGCGAAGAGGCCGGACAAATTAAAGCCGGCCGGCTGGCTGACATTGTCATTTGGGAAGCGCCGAACTATATGTATATTCCGTATCATTACGGCGTCAATCATGTGCACCGTGTCATCAAGAACGGAAAGACGGTCATTTCAAGGGAGGGAGCCGCTCTTGGATAA
- the hutG gene encoding formimidoylglutamase produces the protein MDKYPFLQKAGSLFNDRHVTRIGDVTEAWAGQPLKGPALIGAPLSKSSISHSGACFAPGAIRKALGGISAYSAELREHVIDHLYDAGDIQIHVTDIVKSHEHIYQTIHGILADQPDWVPVILGGDNSISYSTIKAIAETKGTAAVFQFDAHHDVRNTEDGGPTNGTPFRRLLDDNIISGQNLIQLGIREFSNSLAYEEYVKDRQAEVHTMEMIREKGLLRTIQDALPAVQKRADSIFISVDMDVLDQAHAPGCPAIGPGGLYTEELLQAVRFLAQEADISGIEIVEVDPTLDFRDMTSRAAAHVILHALKGFKQSR, from the coding sequence TTGGATAAGTATCCGTTTTTGCAAAAAGCCGGCTCGCTCTTCAACGACCGGCATGTGACAAGGATCGGCGATGTGACGGAAGCGTGGGCGGGCCAGCCGCTCAAAGGGCCGGCTTTGATCGGCGCTCCGCTTTCTAAGTCGTCAATCAGCCATTCCGGCGCCTGCTTTGCTCCCGGTGCGATCCGCAAGGCGCTCGGCGGCATTTCCGCTTATTCCGCGGAGCTGCGGGAGCATGTCATTGACCATTTATACGATGCCGGCGATATTCAGATTCATGTCACCGATATCGTCAAATCTCATGAGCACATTTATCAGACCATTCATGGCATTCTGGCGGACCAGCCTGACTGGGTGCCCGTCATTCTCGGGGGCGACAACTCCATCAGTTATTCCACCATCAAAGCCATTGCGGAAACGAAAGGAACAGCGGCCGTCTTTCAATTCGACGCCCACCACGACGTCCGCAACACAGAAGACGGAGGGCCGACAAACGGCACCCCATTCCGCCGGCTGTTAGATGATAACATCATAAGCGGCCAAAACCTGATTCAGCTTGGAATCAGAGAGTTCAGCAACAGCTTGGCATATGAAGAATATGTAAAAGATCGGCAGGCAGAAGTGCATACAATGGAAATGATCCGGGAGAAAGGGCTTCTCCGAACGATACAAGACGCCTTGCCGGCCGTTCAAAAAAGAGCGGATTCCATTTTCATTTCGGTTGATATGGATGTGCTGGATCAAGCCCATGCGCCAGGCTGTCCTGCGATCGGCCCCGGAGGCCTGTATACCGAGGAACTGCTTCAGGCGGTCAGATTTTTAGCGCAGGAGGCTGACATCTCCGGTATTGAGATCGTTGAGGTTGATCCGACACTTGATTTTCGCGATATGACAAGCCGGGCAGCCGCACACGTGATCTTACATGCATTAAAGGGATTTAAACAGTCACGTTAA
- a CDS encoding amino acid permease, producing MDVDKGGSQLKRTMKSRHLFMISLGGVIGTGLFLSTGYTLSQAGPGGTIAAYLIGGLMMYLVMQCLGELSVAMPVTGSFQTYATTFIGPSTGFMVGIMYWVNWVVTVGSEFTASGILMQRWFPHSSVWMWSAIFAALLFAANAFSVKLFAETEFWFSSVKIVTILLFIILGGAAMFGLISLHGSAEAPMLSNFTSHGGLFPNGFLAVFIAMISVSFAFSGTELIGITAGETANPEKDIPRSIRNVAWRTVIFFIGAIFVLSGLISWKEAGVIESPFVAVFSQIGIPYAADIMNFVILTALLSVANSGLYASTRMLWSLANENMISARFKKVTPKGIPLNALLASMAVSCISLISSIAAPGTVYVVLVAIAGFAGVVVWMSIALSQLLFRKHYVKNGGRLTDLTFRTPLYPLVPIAAMILCFASCVGLAFDPNQRIALFCGVPCMILCYLIRFLRRKQPKQPVRDIHLDKTMP from the coding sequence ATGGATGTTGATAAAGGCGGCAGTCAATTGAAGCGCACGATGAAAAGCAGGCACTTATTTATGATTTCATTAGGGGGCGTCATCGGCACGGGGCTTTTTTTGAGCACAGGGTATACGTTAAGCCAGGCCGGGCCGGGCGGGACGATCGCCGCCTACTTAATCGGCGGCTTGATGATGTATCTTGTCATGCAGTGTCTCGGAGAATTGTCAGTAGCCATGCCTGTGACCGGTTCTTTTCAAACGTATGCGACAACGTTTATCGGGCCGTCTACGGGCTTTATGGTCGGTATCATGTATTGGGTGAATTGGGTGGTGACGGTAGGCTCAGAATTTACAGCTTCGGGTATTCTTATGCAGCGCTGGTTTCCCCACAGCAGCGTCTGGATGTGGAGCGCGATTTTCGCGGCCCTTCTTTTTGCCGCCAATGCATTCTCCGTTAAACTGTTTGCAGAAACGGAGTTTTGGTTTTCCAGCGTCAAAATCGTTACCATCCTTTTATTTATCATCTTAGGCGGCGCCGCGATGTTCGGCCTGATTTCGTTGCACGGTTCGGCGGAAGCTCCGATGCTGTCAAATTTCACCTCACACGGCGGACTGTTTCCGAATGGCTTTCTTGCGGTTTTCATCGCAATGATTTCCGTAAGCTTCGCCTTTTCAGGGACGGAGCTGATCGGCATTACCGCGGGTGAAACCGCCAATCCGGAAAAAGATATTCCGCGTTCGATCCGAAATGTCGCCTGGAGAACGGTCATCTTTTTTATCGGCGCCATTTTTGTGCTGTCCGGACTGATCTCATGGAAGGAAGCAGGTGTGATTGAAAGCCCGTTTGTCGCGGTCTTTTCTCAGATCGGAATCCCTTACGCCGCGGATATCATGAACTTCGTGATTTTAACGGCTTTGCTTTCTGTCGCCAATTCTGGACTGTACGCTTCCACCCGGATGCTGTGGTCACTTGCTAATGAAAACATGATCAGCGCCCGGTTCAAAAAAGTCACGCCTAAAGGCATTCCGCTGAACGCCTTGCTCGCCAGCATGGCCGTTTCCTGCATATCCTTGATCTCAAGCATCGCCGCCCCGGGAACGGTCTACGTGGTGCTTGTGGCAATAGCCGGATTTGCAGGCGTCGTGGTGTGGATGAGCATCGCCCTGTCTCAGCTGTTATTTCGAAAACATTATGTAAAAAACGGCGGCCGTCTCACGGATCTGACCTTCCGCACGCCGTTATACCCTCTCGTTCCGATCGCTGCCATGATCTTGTGTTTCGCTTCATGCGTAGGCCTTGCATTTGATCCCAATCAAAGAATCGCCCTCTTCTGCGGAGTTCCATGTATGATCTTGTGCTACCTCATTCGTTTTTTGAGAAGAAAACAGCCGAAACAGCCCGTCCGTGACATTCATTTGGATAAAACCATGCCATAA
- a CDS encoding pyrimidine-nucleoside phosphorylase has protein sequence MRMVDLIVKKQNGKELTTEEIQFFVKGYTDGSIPDYQASALAMAIYFQDMTDQERADLTMAMVNSGETIDLSAIEGIKVDKHSTGGVGDTTTLVLAPLVAALGVPVAKMSGRGLGHTGGTIDKLEAIEGFHVELSKDEFIKLVNRDKVAVIGQSGNLTPADKKLYALRDVTGTVNSIPLIASSIMSKKIAAGADAIVFDVKTGAGAFMKTDEDAVNLAKAMVRIGNNVGRQTMAVISDMSQPLGFAIGNALEVQEAIDTLRGEGPEDLNELVLTLGSQMVVLAKKAETLEEARTKLQEVMKNGKALEKFKEFLSNQGGDASVVDDPSKLPQAAYKIDVPAKEAGVVSEIVADEIGVAAMLLGAGRATKEDEIDLAVGIMLRKKVGDKVEKGEPLVTLYANRENVDDVTSKVYDNIRISEKAEAPKLIHTLITE, from the coding sequence ATGAGAATGGTAGATCTTATTGTAAAAAAACAAAACGGTAAAGAACTGACAACAGAAGAAATTCAATTTTTTGTAAAGGGATATACGGACGGAAGCATTCCTGATTATCAGGCAAGCGCGCTGGCTATGGCGATTTACTTTCAGGATATGACGGATCAGGAGCGCGCCGATCTGACAATGGCGATGGTGAATTCAGGGGAAACGATTGATCTCTCCGCCATCGAGGGCATTAAGGTCGACAAACACTCTACGGGCGGAGTCGGCGACACAACAACTCTCGTACTCGCACCGCTTGTCGCGGCGCTCGGCGTTCCCGTCGCTAAAATGTCCGGCCGCGGCCTTGGCCATACGGGAGGAACCATTGATAAACTGGAAGCGATCGAAGGCTTTCACGTGGAATTGTCAAAAGATGAATTCATCAAGCTAGTGAACCGTGACAAGGTAGCCGTCATCGGACAAAGCGGCAACTTGACGCCCGCCGATAAAAAGCTGTATGCCCTTCGTGATGTAACGGGTACGGTAAACTCCATCCCGCTGATCGCAAGCTCAATTATGAGTAAAAAAATCGCTGCCGGAGCAGATGCCATCGTGTTTGACGTCAAAACGGGAGCCGGCGCGTTTATGAAGACGGATGAAGACGCCGTGAACCTCGCCAAAGCAATGGTCCGTATCGGAAACAACGTCGGCCGCCAAACGATGGCTGTTATTTCTGACATGTCGCAGCCGCTCGGTTTTGCGATCGGAAACGCCTTGGAAGTTCAAGAAGCCATTGATACGTTAAGAGGGGAAGGCCCTGAAGACTTAAACGAACTCGTCCTCACGCTCGGCAGTCAAATGGTCGTTCTGGCGAAAAAAGCCGAGACATTGGAAGAAGCGAGAACGAAGCTGCAGGAAGTCATGAAAAACGGCAAAGCGCTTGAAAAGTTCAAAGAGTTCCTGAGCAATCAGGGAGGGGACGCTTCCGTCGTTGACGATCCGTCCAAACTTCCGCAGGCGGCGTACAAAATTGACGTCCCGGCAAAAGAAGCGGGTGTCGTTTCAGAAATCGTCGCTGACGAAATCGGCGTCGCAGCGATGCTGTTAGGCGCGGGACGTGCGACAAAAGAGGACGAAATCGACCTTGCCGTCGGTATCATGCTCCGCAAAAAAGTCGGTGACAAAGTCGAAAAAGGAGAGCCGCTCGTCACCCTTTACGCCAACCGCGAAAACGTTGACGACGTGACCTCCAAAGTCTATGACAACATCCGCATCTCAGAAAAAGCGGAAGCGCCGAAGCTGATTCATACGCTGATTACGGAATAA
- a CDS encoding NupC/NupG family nucleoside CNT transporter, translating to MKYFIGIIGIIVFLGLAWLASNGKKRIRIRPIAVMLVLQLILGYILLNTGIGNFLVGGFAKGFNYLLEYASEGINFVFGGLVNAKQTTFFMSVLLPIVFISALIGILQHWKVLPFITKYIGLALSKVNGMGKIESYNAVASAILGQSEVFISLKKQLGYLTEQRLYTLCASAMSTVSMSIVGSYMMMLKPEYVVTALVLNLFGGFIIASIINPYTVSKDEDLIVVPEEEKQSFFEVLGEYIMDGFRVAVVVAAMLIGFVALIALVNGVFNAVFGITFQALLGYVFAPFAFLTGIPWNEAVSAGSIMATKMVSNEFVAMQTLSSGDFHFSAHTQAVVSVFLVSFANFSSIGIITGAVKGLHEKQGNVVARFGLKLLYGATLVSFLTAAIVGLIH from the coding sequence ATGAAGTATTTCATCGGAATTATCGGAATCATTGTGTTTTTAGGTCTTGCCTGGCTCGCCAGCAACGGCAAAAAAAGAATCAGAATCCGGCCGATCGCCGTCATGCTCGTTTTGCAGCTGATTCTCGGTTACATTCTCCTCAATACCGGGATCGGGAATTTTCTTGTCGGCGGATTTGCCAAAGGATTTAACTACTTGCTGGAATATGCATCAGAAGGGATTAACTTTGTATTCGGCGGACTTGTGAATGCGAAACAGACGACATTCTTCATGAGCGTGCTCCTGCCGATCGTCTTTATATCCGCTTTAATCGGAATATTGCAGCATTGGAAGGTTCTCCCTTTCATCACGAAGTATATCGGTCTTGCATTAAGCAAGGTGAACGGAATGGGGAAAATCGAATCTTACAACGCTGTCGCATCCGCGATTTTGGGTCAGTCGGAAGTTTTTATCAGCTTGAAAAAACAGCTCGGCTATCTTACTGAACAGCGCTTATACACGCTTTGCGCATCCGCAATGTCGACGGTCTCAATGTCAATCGTCGGTTCTTACATGATGATGCTGAAGCCTGAATACGTCGTGACGGCGCTTGTGCTGAACTTATTCGGCGGATTTATCATTGCTTCTATCATCAACCCGTACACCGTCAGCAAAGATGAGGATTTGATCGTTGTTCCTGAAGAAGAAAAACAATCCTTTTTCGAAGTGCTCGGTGAGTATATAATGGATGGATTCAGAGTCGCCGTTGTCGTAGCGGCGATGCTGATCGGATTTGTCGCACTCATTGCCCTGGTCAATGGCGTTTTTAACGCGGTCTTCGGCATTACATTCCAGGCGCTGCTCGGCTATGTATTTGCGCCATTCGCGTTTTTAACCGGTATTCCGTGGAATGAAGCGGTGAGTGCCGGAAGCATTATGGCGACGAAAATGGTATCGAATGAATTTGTGGCGATGCAGACGCTCTCATCCGGCGATTTCCATTTCAGTGCGCATACTCAGGCAGTGGTATCTGTATTCCTTGTCTCATTTGCGAATTTCTCTTCTATCGGAATCATTACGGGTGCGGTGAAAGGGCTGCATGAAAAACAAGGAAACGTCGTCGCGCGGTTCGGGCTGAAGCTGCTGTACGGGGCAACGCTCGTCAGCTTCCTGACAGCGGCGATCGTGGGATTGATTCACTGA
- the deoC gene encoding deoxyribose-phosphate aldolase, with amino-acid sequence MSIASQIDHTALKPHTQKADILQLIKEAKEYKFASVCVNPTWVKLAAEELKGTGVDVCTVIGFPLGATTSETKAFETKDAISKGATEVDMVINIGALKDGDDEAVEADIRAVVEAADKKALVKVIIETCLLTDEEKERACRLAVSAGADFVKTSTGFSTGGATAEDIALMRKTVGPDIGVKASGGIRTKADVDSMIAAGASRIGASAGVSIVSGGDSGSSDY; translated from the coding sequence ATGTCAATTGCAAGTCAAATAGACCATACTGCTTTGAAACCGCATACACAAAAAGCGGATATATTACAACTGATAAAAGAAGCAAAAGAATATAAATTCGCTTCCGTTTGTGTGAACCCGACTTGGGTCAAACTCGCAGCGGAGGAGCTGAAGGGTACGGGAGTTGACGTTTGCACCGTTATCGGGTTTCCTCTCGGCGCAACGACTTCGGAAACAAAAGCATTTGAAACGAAGGATGCCATCTCAAAAGGAGCCACTGAGGTTGACATGGTCATCAATATCGGCGCATTAAAAGACGGCGATGATGAAGCGGTTGAGGCTGATATCCGCGCGGTGGTTGAAGCAGCCGATAAAAAAGCGCTCGTCAAAGTGATCATTGAAACATGTCTTTTGACAGATGAAGAAAAAGAGCGCGCATGCCGCTTAGCGGTATCCGCGGGCGCAGACTTCGTCAAAACGTCTACCGGTTTCTCTACAGGCGGGGCAACGGCTGAAGATATCGCTCTTATGAGAAAAACAGTCGGACCGGACATCGGGGTCAAAGCATCAGGCGGCATCAGAACAAAAGCTGATGTTGACAGCATGATTGCTGCGGGCGCAAGCCGGATCGGCGCAAGCGCCGGCGTCTCTATCGTGAGCGGCGGAGACAGCGGCAGCAGCGACTATTAA
- a CDS encoding sugar-binding transcriptional regulator, which yields MDREKQQLSIEAAKLYYQSDYSQQQIAERLNLSRPTVSRLLQYAKEKGYVQIRVMDPFEDLDELGAKLEEKYGLLEAHVVFSPSDDYPAITHYLSRYGADYMHKTVKDGDILGVSWGTTMYQIASRMEPKQVKSVEVVQLKGGISHSNVNTYSSETIQLFAEAFQTMPRYLPLPVIFDSADVKQMVERDRHIKRIIEMGRQANIALFTVGTVRDEALLFRLGYFREEEKQLLKARGVGDICSRFFDAEGRICSSSINGRTIGVELSDLKMKERSILVAGGSRKCKAIHGALTGKYANVLITDQHTAKKLVQEL from the coding sequence ATGGATCGTGAAAAACAGCAGCTCAGCATAGAAGCGGCAAAATTATATTATCAATCAGATTACAGCCAGCAGCAGATCGCCGAGCGGCTTAATCTGTCACGCCCCACCGTTTCAAGGCTGCTTCAGTACGCAAAGGAAAAAGGATATGTCCAAATTCGCGTCATGGATCCGTTTGAGGATTTGGATGAACTCGGCGCGAAGCTGGAAGAAAAATACGGGCTGCTTGAGGCGCACGTCGTCTTTTCTCCAAGTGACGATTACCCGGCCATTACACATTACTTAAGCCGCTATGGCGCAGACTATATGCATAAAACCGTAAAGGACGGCGATATACTCGGCGTAAGCTGGGGGACGACGATGTACCAGATCGCAAGCCGTATGGAACCGAAGCAGGTAAAGAGCGTTGAAGTCGTGCAGCTGAAAGGCGGCATCAGCCATTCCAACGTCAATACGTATTCGTCTGAGACAATTCAGCTGTTCGCCGAAGCATTTCAGACCATGCCGAGGTATTTGCCGCTGCCTGTTATATTTGACAGCGCCGATGTGAAACAGATGGTCGAGCGGGACAGACATATTAAGCGGATCATTGAAATGGGCAGACAAGCCAATATCGCCCTGTTTACGGTGGGAACCGTCCGGGATGAGGCGCTGCTTTTCAGACTCGGCTATTTCCGGGAAGAAGAAAAACAATTGCTGAAAGCGCGCGGAGTCGGCGATATTTGTTCGCGCTTTTTTGACGCGGAAGGCAGGATTTGCAGCAGCAGCATTAACGGCCGGACCATCGGAGTGGAGCTCAGCGACTTGAAAATGAAAGAGCGTTCCATTTTGGTGGCGGGCGGCAGCAGAAAATGCAAGGCCATTCACGGTGCCCTGACAGGTAAATACGCAAACGTGTTGATTACCGATCAGCATACGGCCAAGAAACTCGTTCAAGAATTGTGA
- the yidA gene encoding sugar-phosphatase, protein MYKLIAIDMDGTLLNDHHEVTAEVRGALDAAKAEGVNIVLCTGRPIGGVRRYLEELNLQEEGDFVIAYNGALVQNTYTNGVVAEQSLGFEDLEALHELSLQLDTPMHYFDTANLYTPNRDISEYTVYESYITKVPLHFRTIDEVPKDILIPKIMFIDDPDKLEKTIASIPESFKEKYTMVKSAPFFHEILHPEVSKGNAVKLLAEKLGIEQKDVMAIGDNGNDMSMIQWAGCGVAMANAIPEVRDIANFETKSNNEHGVAHAIQELVLKK, encoded by the coding sequence ATGTACAAGTTAATCGCAATAGATATGGACGGAACACTATTAAACGATCATCATGAAGTAACGGCTGAAGTCCGCGGGGCGCTTGATGCCGCCAAAGCGGAAGGGGTCAATATCGTCCTGTGCACGGGACGGCCGATCGGCGGCGTGCGGCGGTATTTGGAAGAGCTGAATTTACAGGAAGAAGGCGACTTTGTGATTGCTTATAACGGCGCCCTCGTCCAAAATACGTATACAAACGGTGTCGTGGCCGAGCAGTCATTAGGCTTTGAAGATTTAGAGGCGCTTCACGAGCTGAGCTTACAGCTGGATACCCCGATGCATTACTTTGACACAGCCAATCTGTACACGCCGAACCGGGATATCAGTGAATACACGGTATACGAATCATACATTACAAAAGTGCCGCTTCATTTCCGCACGATCGATGAGGTGCCGAAGGATATTCTCATTCCGAAAATCATGTTCATCGACGATCCGGACAAGCTGGAGAAAACGATCGCTTCCATTCCGGAATCATTCAAGGAAAAATACACAATGGTCAAAAGCGCGCCGTTCTTCCATGAGATTCTTCACCCTGAAGTGAGTAAAGGAAACGCGGTCAAGCTGCTGGCTGAAAAACTTGGCATTGAACAAAAAGATGTCATGGCAATCGGCGATAACGGCAACGACATGTCCATGATTCAGTGGGCCGGCTGCGGTGTGGCAATGGCCAATGCCATCCCGGAAGTAAGGGACATTGCAAATTTTGAAACAAAATCAAACAACGAACACGGCGTAGCGCATGCGATTCAGGAGCTTGTGCTGAAAAAATAG
- a CDS encoding DUF3255 family protein has protein sequence MLRNIRIFIMPILVFGCVMMTGCQLKKADDTPFYYGTWDAGLEPGPMDGVRSETVTFTKDRVLTKQVIKGRGEVDMPSDAYKVISQNTDGTIEIEYLGHPHPVKSTLKRGKNNTLIWKIYGGTKTMTRIKTGGEDAHAK, from the coding sequence ATGTTGCGGAATATACGGATTTTTATCATGCCGATTCTTGTTTTCGGATGCGTCATGATGACGGGCTGCCAGCTAAAGAAAGCAGACGATACCCCTTTTTATTACGGGACATGGGATGCAGGGCTTGAGCCGGGACCGATGGACGGGGTCAGATCTGAAACCGTCACGTTTACGAAAGACAGAGTCCTGACAAAGCAGGTCATCAAAGGCCGCGGCGAGGTTGACATGCCCTCAGATGCTTACAAGGTGATATCACAAAACACGGACGGAACGATCGAAATTGAATACCTCGGACATCCGCATCCCGTCAAAAGCACGTTGAAAAGAGGAAAAAATAATACGCTCATTTGGAAGATATACGGAGGAACAAAAACAATGACAAGAATAAAAACCGGCGGGGAGGATGCACATGCGAAATAA